AACGAGCGGGCCTGGGCAGACCTCGACAACCTGCGCACCGAGGGCGTACGCGTGGCGATCGACGACTACGGCACGGGGTACGCGTCCCTGTCCTACCTCCGGCAGACCGCCATCGACCTGTTGAAGATCGATAGTTCGTTCCTGGCCGACCCGGGCTCCGCGCGAACCCGGGTGCTCGTCCAGGCGGTCGCCGATGTCGCCCGGCGGCTCGGGCTCGACCTGGTGGCCGAGGGCGTCCACGACCCGGCCTGCCGGCACCTGCTGCTCGACGTCGGCTGCCGGTATGCGCAGGGCCACCTGTTCGCCAGGCCGATGCCGGCGGACGCGGCGGGCCGCTGGCGCTTCACCGAGAACGCCGCCTGACGCCCGGCGCTCTTGTGGCTGACCTCACTGCTGGCCCGGGGCCCGCGTACGCCGGGGAAATGCTGCCGAAGGATTAGCCGTTGGCCTAAGGAGCCACCCCTGGCATCGCTCTCGGAGAGGTCCTCGCACGTGTTCAGGTCGATGATGAAGTCCAAGATCCACCGGGCCACGGTGACCCAGGCCGACCTGCACTATGTGGGCTCGATCACGATCGACGCCGACCTCATGGAAGCAGCCGATCTGCTGCCGGGTGAGCGGGTCGACGTGCTCGACGTCAACAACGGCGCGCGGCTGACGACGTACGTCATCGAAGGTCCTCGTGGTTCTGGTGTGATCGGGATCAACGGCGCCGCCGCCCGGCTGGTCAGCCCGGGCGATCTGGTGATCATCGTCGCCTACGCGTGGGTGCCGGACGCCGAGGCGCGCGCCCTCGAACCGCGGGTGGTGTTCGTCGACGAGCACAACGCGATCGTCACGACCGGCACCGACCCGGCGGCCGTCCCCGACGGTTTCGGCCTCATCCCGGGCGACCACCTGGCGGATTAGCCGGACCGGCCGGTTGGAAACCAGCCGGCCCGGCGTTAGCCGCTAGTGGCGGTGGAGGGCCAGGTCGGCCCAGACCAGCCGGTGGTCCGAGGTCGGGAAGCCGTTGACGGCCGACCACTCCGTGCCGAAGACGCCGGTCAGCCGGAACAGCGGGTCGGCCTGCACGGGCCAGAACACGCCCGAGCCGACGATCTTCGTGCCCGCGCGCGGCAGCACGTAGTCGGCGTGCAGGTTGCCCGGCGCGCCGTCGGCGAAGTCCGCGGTGTCGAAGCGCGGGTCGCCCTGGTGCGTCAGGTTGGCGCCGCCCTGAAGCGCGCTCGCCTCGACCGCACCGGCACTGGTCGGGAAGGTGTGGGCGTTGATCAGCGGGTTGTCGGTCAACTGCCGCACCGCGTTCTGGTAGGAGTCACCGTCGAAGGGGTCGGCGTTCTGGTCGCCGGCGATCACGAACGTCGCGCCGGGCTTCAGACCGCCGCGCCGGCCCTTGTCGTCGTAGATGTAACGCGACTTCTGCGGCGAGATGTAGTCGGCCCAGAACCGGATCTCGTCGTGGTTGCGCCGGCCGTTGCGGTCCTCGGGCCCGTCGAAGGTCGGCGGCGTCGGGTGCGACACCAGGAAGTGCACGGTCCTGCCGCGCACCTTGACCGGCACGTCCCAGTGGCTCTTCGACGACAGCCGCAGGACCGCCTGCTCCTCGGGGGAGTAGTAGTCGGTCGGCATCGCGTTGCCGGGCATGTCCTTCCACTTGAAGAGCTGGAAGGTGCGGGCCGCGTGCACGTCGATCGGATACTTCGAGTAGACGACCATGCCGTATTGGCCCGGGAACACGCCGAAGCCGTAGGAGTCGTCGCCGTAGGCCTGGTCGCCGGGCGTGGTGTCGATGACGCCGTTGTTGTTGAGGTCGAACCCGGAGGAGATGCCGGTGTTCGACGGCGCCACGAACCGGTAGGGGTAGCGCTGCGCCGGCGCGCCGTTCTGCGAGACCGCGAGGTAGTTGTCGGCGAACAGCTTCGCCGCCACGGGGTCGTAGTCGAACTCGTTGATCAGCACGACGTCGGGATGGGCGCGCTGGATGACCTCCGCGACGTTGTGCGCCTGGCGCCGGTAGACGTCGTCGACGTCAGGGTTGGCCAGGTGCTCACGGAGCAGGCCCTGCGCGGGCCGGTTCAGTGACAGGTTGTAGGTCGCGAAGCGGACGTCGTCGTCGCGGCCGTGCGCGGTCGCCGGGGTGGCACCGACACCGATCAGGGCTGTGCTGAGCACAGCGGCCAAGAGAATTCGGTTCATCACGAAACCTCGATATACCACGGTGTACGGACCCGCAACCGCTGCCACGCACCCGACGTGCCGTTGTCGCCGACAGTTCAACCAACCGATCAACCGCGGCGCCCTGGGACCCAGGATCGGCCGCGATCGTGCCAACGGTCGCGATCGCCTTGCGGCGCCATCGGGAAGGCGGCTCGATCCCGTCTTTGACGAACCAGGCCGCGAGGGCCAGGAGGTGGGATCCGCCATGTCGTGGGACATGAGAGCCTTTCGCCCGCCTGCTACCGTGCGGCGACTTGAGTCGGGAGGGCGGATCGGATGCACGACCACACGGAGATGCCAACCGTGGTGTTCAACCGCATCCCACCGACCCCGCCCGCCCCACCGGTCAAGCGTCGCCGCCGCCGACCGTGGCTGGTGGCCGCGCTCGTCGCGGTCGTGCTGTTCCTCGGCGTCGCCGGCTATGCCGTGGCGCCGTTGCGGTCAGCGCTGCCGGCCGCGACGATCGACCTCGCCCTGCCGGCGTCGATGAAGATTCCCGGCAGCGCGCCGCGGCTGTCCTGGCCCCGCGCCGGCCAAGGCATGATCAGCGTCCCCGGCATCGGCACGCTCGGCGCCTACGGCGGCGACAAGCCGCTCCCGATCGCCAGCGTCACCAAGGTGATGACCGCCTACCTCATCCTGACCGAGCACCCGCTCGACGCCGGCGAACAGGGGCCCGAGCTGACCGTCACCGCCGCGCAGGCCGCTGCGTACCCGGGCGAGCGGGGGCGCGGTGAGTCGGTCGTCGAGGTGCGCGCGGGCGAGAAGATCACCGAGCGTCAGGCGCTCCAGGCCGTGCTGCTCCCGTCGGCCAACAACATGGCCCGCATCCTCGCCGCCTGGGACGCGGGCAGCGTCGACGCGTTCGTCGACAAGATGAACGCCACCGCCGACCGGCTCGGGATGACGAACACCCACTACACCGACCCGTCGGGCCTCGATCCCGACACCGTCAGCACGGCCCACGACCAGGTCATCCTGGCCGGCAAGGCGATGGCCCTGCCGGCCTTCGCCGAGATCGTCAAGCAGAAGAGTGCCACCATCCCGGTGGCTGGCAAGGTCAAGAACTACAACGAACTCGTCGGGCACAACGGGGTCGTCGGCATCAAGACGGGCTCGACCGACGAAGCCGGCGGCTGTCTCGTCTTCGCCGCCGTCATCACGGTCGCCGGCCGCAAGGTCACCGTCGTCGGGGCCCTGCTGGGGCAGCCCGGCGCCAACACACCCGTACAACTGGACCGGGTCTTCGCCGCCACCAAGACGGCACTGCGCTCCGCTGCGGCGGCGGTCGGCGTGCACACCCTGGTCGAGGCCGGCCGGCAGGTAGCCACCGTGCACGGCCCGCTCGGCACCGGCACCACCGTGCACACCGCCGGCAAGCTCGACGTGATCGGCTGGCCCGGCCTGACCGTCAAGCTCGACGCCAAACTTCCCACGCCGGCCGCGAGCGTGGCCGGCGGCGCCGATTTCGGTCAGCTCACCGTCCGCCTCGGCGGCGGCAAGCCGGTTACCACCGCGCTGCGGACCAGCACGGCCATGGAGCCGCCGTCCACCTGGGACCGCATCCGCCAACACCGGTGATCTTCGATACCGTTCCCGCATGTGGCGATCGGCGGGCGGCCGACACCGGAAAGGTCGCCTGGAAATACCAGCGCGCGGATGGCAACCCGCTGCTGAGCTTCGTGCCGCACGCCGTCGCCTGGCGCCAGGGTCTGCTGCTGCTCACCGAGCCGCAGCCGGGCGGCCGGCTCCAGGCACTCGACGCCGACGGGCGGCCGCAGTGGCAGCAGCCGTTGGACGATGGACCCGGCCGCGACGTGGCGGCCGACGACGATCTCGTGGTCGCCGGCACCGCGGCGGCGCTGCACTGCTTCGACACCCGCACCGGCTGGCCGCGGTGGCGGTTCGCCCACGACGAGGCTCCTGGCACCGCGTGGGTCCGCCCGCTGCTCCTGCCCGACCTGGTGGTGGGCGCCGCCTACCGGCTCAGCGGCCGGGTCGGTGGCGGGCACACGAGCCTCGTGGTCGGGCTCGACCGGGCCGACGGCCGCGAGCTGTGGCGGTCCCGCACCGAAGAGCACGGCACCCGGTTGGCCGGCGACGCCGACCTGGTGCTGGTCGCCACCACCGAGGGCCGGCTGGCCGCGCACGACCCGGCCACCGGAGCGCTGCGCTGGGAACGCCGGTTCCCGCCCGGCCCGACCATGGCCGGTGCGGAGCTGAGCGTGCCGGTGCTGACCGGCGACCGGGTCTGGGTCGGCTGCGGCAACGGGCACGTCTACGGCCTCGACCGCGCCACCGGCGAGCAGGTCTCGTCGTGGCAACTGCCGCTGCCGCCCACCGCGCTGGCTCTCGACGCCGGCGTGCTCTTTGTCGGCACCCACGACGGTGGCCTGGCGGCCCACCGCACCGACGGGCACGAGATCTGGTGGCGGCACACGCCGATGGGATCGGTCGCGGGCCTCACGGTCGCCGGCGACACGTTGTTCGCCAGCGCGGGCCGGCACGTCGCGACCTTCGACCCGGCGACCGGTGACGGCCCTCGCGGGTTGCGACGCCGGATCAACTGACATCCATCCCCCGTTCGGGTGGGCGGAGAGAGCCGAAGGGACTGTCGTCCGGCCGGCGATCGCGCCGCGTCTTGTAGAGCGCACAGGAGATGCGCTCCTCTGCTCAGAACGGGGCCTTGGATGAACGCTCGCCGGATCCTCCTCACCGCTTCCGCTATCGCACTGTTGTTGACGACGGCCGCCTGCGAAACCGGCCACGCCGTCGCCGCAGGGCTGCCCTCGGCTTCGGCCGCCCCCAGACTCGCGGCGAAGACCTCGCCAACGCCCGCACCGAAGTCGATGACCGGGCAGCTGTATTACGCCGATTCCGATCGCCTGGTCCGGTTTGACGGGTCCGGCGTGAAGGTGGTGCTGCCGGCGGGCGCTTACAGCGCGAACGTGTCGCCGGACGGCGCCCGGATCGCTTTCGTCGACGAGCGCGGCAATGTGGTGGTGACCGATCGCAATGGCCGTGAGGCTCGCACGGTGGCGCGGGGCGCCATCACTGCCGGCTATGAGCCGGCGTGGTCGCCGGATTCCACGAAGCTGCTGGTTGGGAAAGGCGGCGAGGGCGTGGCGGCGATGGGGATCGTGACGGTCGCGTCGGCCACGTTCACGCCGCTGCGGCACCAGCCTCCGGACGCCTTCCACTACCTGTGGTCCGCCGACGGCCGCCATCTCGCCTATGCCACGGGCACCTGCGGGATCGGGGTGGCTGACGCCGACGGTGGGAACGCCCGTCTCGTGCCGGGGTTCGGCGATCAGCGGCATAGCTGTGACCCCTACAGCGTCTCGCCGGACGGCAGGTTGGTCG
This genomic interval from Asanoa ferruginea contains the following:
- the panD gene encoding aspartate 1-decarboxylase, whose product is MFRSMMKSKIHRATVTQADLHYVGSITIDADLMEAADLLPGERVDVLDVNNGARLTTYVIEGPRGSGVIGINGAAARLVSPGDLVIIVAYAWVPDAEARALEPRVVFVDEHNAIVTTGTDPAAVPDGFGLIPGDHLAD
- a CDS encoding endonuclease/exonuclease/phosphatase family protein, which encodes MNRILLAAVLSTALIGVGATPATAHGRDDDVRFATYNLSLNRPAQGLLREHLANPDVDDVYRRQAHNVAEVIQRAHPDVVLINEFDYDPVAAKLFADNYLAVSQNGAPAQRYPYRFVAPSNTGISSGFDLNNNGVIDTTPGDQAYGDDSYGFGVFPGQYGMVVYSKYPIDVHAARTFQLFKWKDMPGNAMPTDYYSPEEQAVLRLSSKSHWDVPVKVRGRTVHFLVSHPTPPTFDGPEDRNGRRNHDEIRFWADYISPQKSRYIYDDKGRRGGLKPGATFVIAGDQNADPFDGDSYQNAVRQLTDNPLINAHTFPTSAGAVEASALQGGANLTHQGDPRFDTADFADGAPGNLHADYVLPRAGTKIVGSGVFWPVQADPLFRLTGVFGTEWSAVNGFPTSDHRLVWADLALHRH
- a CDS encoding D-alanyl-D-alanine carboxypeptidase family protein — protein: MHDHTEMPTVVFNRIPPTPPAPPVKRRRRRPWLVAALVAVVLFLGVAGYAVAPLRSALPAATIDLALPASMKIPGSAPRLSWPRAGQGMISVPGIGTLGAYGGDKPLPIASVTKVMTAYLILTEHPLDAGEQGPELTVTAAQAAAYPGERGRGESVVEVRAGEKITERQALQAVLLPSANNMARILAAWDAGSVDAFVDKMNATADRLGMTNTHYTDPSGLDPDTVSTAHDQVILAGKAMALPAFAEIVKQKSATIPVAGKVKNYNELVGHNGVVGIKTGSTDEAGGCLVFAAVITVAGRKVTVVGALLGQPGANTPVQLDRVFAATKTALRSAAAAVGVHTLVEAGRQVATVHGPLGTGTTVHTAGKLDVIGWPGLTVKLDAKLPTPAASVAGGADFGQLTVRLGGGKPVTTALRTSTAMEPPSTWDRIRQHR
- a CDS encoding PQQ-binding-like beta-propeller repeat protein, whose protein sequence is MIFDTVPACGDRRAADTGKVAWKYQRADGNPLLSFVPHAVAWRQGLLLLTEPQPGGRLQALDADGRPQWQQPLDDGPGRDVAADDDLVVAGTAAALHCFDTRTGWPRWRFAHDEAPGTAWVRPLLLPDLVVGAAYRLSGRVGGGHTSLVVGLDRADGRELWRSRTEEHGTRLAGDADLVLVATTEGRLAAHDPATGALRWERRFPPGPTMAGAELSVPVLTGDRVWVGCGNGHVYGLDRATGEQVSSWQLPLPPTALALDAGVLFVGTHDGGLAAHRTDGHEIWWRHTPMGSVAGLTVAGDTLFASAGRHVATFDPATGDGPRGLRRRIN